The genomic stretch CACCTAGCAGACGTTGTGCGCGGGAACACTGTACCAACGAATCCGAGAGACGTGGACCGTCAGATGACTACTGATCAACGGCTCAAATACATTTTATAGAGAGTGATTGGGGCGGTTCAGAAGTTCAAAAAGAGATCCATTATATAGTAGTATAGAAAATATAGTAATGTTATAGTAGGAttatttgcatttcccttctGTTGTCTGTTTCCTACTCTATCTCATAcatataattgtatatatatggTCCTAAGGCTACATAAATACCCAATAAAAGTGATGAAGAAACACACAAATTTAGCTATGAAAATTTAATTTATTCTAAGGATTGTTGTCTGCGTACATTTTAACAAATTTAGTTAGCTGGAATTATGTGTAATGGGATCAGTATCTAATCAACTGTCAAGTTAAGCACCGATATGACCTctttcaaaaattaaaaatattgatacatgttagcaacttgtgGACATAGCACATCAACCACATTCGGAGAAATTATTTTAGAAGAACGATATATGTACATACCAGAACAATACAAGCATGGCTGTTGTATTAAGAACATGATATTTATACATTATACATCAAATAAATAGCAATATCCATCCATTGAAAAAACTGCCTAGAAGCAAGCGTAATTTTCTCATTATTATACTGAGCCTCAAAGCATCATAAACTCATCGCTAAAATAGCACCTTAACAAAACCGAAGTAGATGAATGATAATAACCAGAAGCTATATTCGAATAGAGTGGAATACTGGACACCAGAATCACCAAAAGATGTAGAAAGTAAACAAACGTACATCATCGGGAATATTAGGATCTGCCCCAGCCTTCAACAGAAACCGAATGAAGTTTGTATAACCTCCAAACCCCGTAGCGAACACTAACGGAGTCATAATGGAACACTTTCCATTAACATCAGCACCGGCCTGTGGAAATTACTTTTCTTAGTATATTTATGATGCAATCTCCATGCACGATGTATATCAACATATAAGGTTGGCAGACATGGTGGAGTAGGCACAATCACAACATGGGAATAGATAATAGTCAAGAAAACACTAACCTTAATTAGCAGCTTCATGCACTTCAATGAACGGTATACAAGAGCATTCATCAGGGGATATTGCACACCATTAACAATGACGTTAGGCTGAAACAGAGTTCGGACACTTCACCCTTAGAAAACAGTAATGATTGTTGTATCTTAAGAAGATATGAATAAATACATATAATGCTTTAACTGCAACTCTTGCTGATTAAAAATGGCCGATGTACTTCATTCTAAGTTAGCAAGTTCACATGACACCAGTTCTATGGATGTGGGCATCGTTTGGATGCAGAGGTTAGGAGATTAAATTATTCCTTTCGAAAAAAAAATGACGCCAATTCTAAATTTCTAATTCTTAAAGCTAAAAAGATCCCTGCGCGCACTGTCTTCATTACCCAGATAGAAAGCATTCCTGTACCGGCAGTGAAGTTCGTGCAAAATGTCCGAACGAAGGTATCCGCTTGGGATGGAAATGCATTTCAAGAGTCGAATGAGCTCATAAAATTAATATAATAGCTTTTACTATGGGTATGAAGTATGAACCATGCACCTCCAAACAAGTATGCACACACAATTAAAGGAAATACCAAAGTAATAGTACAAGTAAAGAGGCAGAGTAATGCGTACAACATAACATACGTCTACCTAGTGGCTTGCACAAATTATTAGCAGGGTTCCTACGAGTGGATTGTATTTATCAGTTATTACGGAATGTAGTACCTCCATTTTCTTGGTTCATCCAACCTACAACTAAGCATTGGAAACTCACACGTCACACTTATCCTTactctttcgccaaacatccagtGGTCCTTACTTAAAGCATGTGGATGGTAATTTTGGGATTAATTACTAAATACAGGTGACATACTACTCTCAAGCGTTTGATTTAAAACAATGTCTATCATATAGTCTAGTAGTGTGCTTGCCTGTTTGGTggtatgaagtagaaaatagcgtaTCGTCCATTCAATCCTAATTCAGATGTAACCAGCCTTGAGATCTGTACTTACTTAATGTCATGCACATAAAAGATGGAATAAGCACTGCAATATCCAAGGATGTGCCAATGCAAGCAACCAAAACAGCGCCAGATTTAACGCATATGTGTGTACATGATCTAAGTAGTTGGGAAACCAAAACATACTATCAAACTCAATCTGAAAAAAGAGACAAAAGATAACACTCAAGGCTATATACATTTGCGTGGTGGTCCAACAAAATCTTCAGTGTTTTATCCTTCTCATTGGTAGCAGCAACATATAGCGGTGTTCCCTGGCCATAGTCTATGTCTACCGGTACTCCTTTTGAAATCAGGAACTCTGTTACCTTACAGGATCCTGTGATAAAAGAGATGATTCCATAAGTCAAACACTGAACATACTGATTGTGCGGTCATGGTAAAAATAAATAGAGAAAACTTATCAAAATAAAGCAATACAATACAGAGCAGGTGTTAACACTGAACATACTGATTGTGCGGCCATGGTAAAAATAAATAGAGAAAACTTATCAAAATAAAGCAATACAATACAGAGCAGGTGTTAACACTGAACATACTGATTGTGTGGCCATGGTAAAAATAAATAGAGCAAGCTTatcaaaataaaacaatacaatacAGAGCAGGTGTGTGTCAGGGTAACAACCTGCACCCGCGGCATGGTGGAGAACCGTGCGGCCTTTTACATCTGCTTTCAGTAGATCACCGCCACAATCAAGGAAATATTTCACAGTAGGAACATCTCCAGAATGGGCAGAGATCATAAAAGGTGTTGCACCTGCAAGAAAATCTTAGCGAAGCacccatcttagaaaacctaacATGGAATGACATCTGCCAAAAATAGAAATTGTGATCAATGTTAGAGAAAAACCTCCAGCTCCAACTACAACTACAACTCCAGGAGCATTCACATCTCCTCCGAGATCCTCCACCAAGTATTTGCACATCTCCAAATGGCCTTTGTATGCCGCAGCATGTAGCACACTGAGGCCATCCTTACTGTACGCAAGAATCATCCTTGGGTCACCATTCTCTTTGAGAAGACTCTTTACAACACCTTTCACCCAAAGTGAATATCGTCAAGGAAGCGAATGAGCCAGAATAACAAGCTATAAATATAAGACCACAAGATCGAAAGGGAGCAAATATGTGCAAGGCACCACAATCCCACTATTTCAGAGGAACGATTGATTCGTTGCTGGACACGCAGTCAAAAAAAAAGAACACATTTTTTCAATCTACATTATGTGCGCGGAGGTAACGGGGAATCAGATTGCACCCTCGGATTCGTCCCATTTAATCTTAACAGTGATCTGCGAGTACTAGACGTCAAGGAAATGTAGCATCGCAGTAAATAAATAGGGTAAATCCACTCTGGGACCGACTAAACGACTGAACCGAAGAGGGGAAATTCAGAGCAGAATTTGAACTACCTTTGAGGCGGCCGAGGTTGCCGTCGAAGGCCGCCCTCATGAGGGCACCCTGACCTGCAAACACATACACACCCACGCCACGCCAAGCACGATTGGCATTAGAAACCCaggcagagagaaagaggggacgaAACGCAGGAGCAATTGAAATGGGAGGAAAGGCTGGACGCACGGGTGCCGTCGTCGGAGGGGCGGAGGTATACGAacggcgccgccgccatggccgacCGCAAGCGAATCAGGCGTTCTTGCTCGCGAGGTGGAGCTTCCCCTGGAAGCCTGAGTTGCGCTTGCGCCGCGGTGGAGGAGACGGACGGGACGGGGGTTTTGGCCGGGGGGAAAGGCCGGGCTGGGCTGCTCGGGCAGAAGGAATCCAACACTCGTGGAGCTAATCGATGACATTGCTACTCACACTCCATGACATTACTGGCCCGCACCGAAGACGGAACCTCGGCAGAGAGCCGACGAGTGGCGGGCGGAGACAGTAGCGGACGTTGCGGTACAGCAGAGGCTACTTgtgtttaaaataaaaataaaaaagcagAGGTTACTTGCAGGGTGGATATAGCGGtccatttcgcaaaaaaaaaaatatatatatatatatatagcggtCCATTTGACGATCGACACGTGTACGCCAAGGACGAGTCAAAGGCTGCACAGTACCGTAT from Lolium rigidum isolate FL_2022 chromosome 4, APGP_CSIRO_Lrig_0.1, whole genome shotgun sequence encodes the following:
- the LOC124708986 gene encoding ankyrin-1-like, whose protein sequence is MAAAPFVYLRPSDDGTRQGALMRAAFDGNLGRLKGVVKSLLKENGDPRMILAYSKDGLSVLHAAAYKGHLEMCKYLVEDLGGDVNAPGVVVVVGAGDFLAGATPFMISAHSGDVPTVKYFLDCGGDLLKADVKGRTVLHHAAGAGSCKVTEFLISKGVPVDIDYGQGTPLYVAATNEKDKTLKILLDHHANPNVIVNGVQYPLMNALVYRSLKCMKLLIKAGADVNGKCSIMTPLVFATGFGGYTNFIRFLLKAGADPNIPDDLGRLPIERAAVRDCKEEVEMLFPLTYPIPNVRNWSIEGVISHAKIEAKKPLDQQDFERRKNVAKTGADTAFKQKDYKTALKLYDLVIDHGENATLYANRSICKLAMGDGEGALSDALRCRMLRPKWAKACYRQGAAHMLLKEYKQACDALRDAQKLDPGNAEVERELSKAMELMKTS